CCAGCTCACACCCTTGTCCACGCAAGGCGTGCCGACACCCAGTCGATCAAGAACTTCCAGCGTTCGCTTGGCATAACAGACACCACGGGAACCGACGGAAACCGTGTTGTCGTCATCGAGTACCACCACCTGAACTCCTGACTGGGCCAACTCAATCGCAGCAGCCAGGCCGACCGGACCAGCACCAACGATCACGACGGGGTAACGCTTTCTTTCATTCCCGCTTTGCTCCGGAGGGCGGACATATTCGTAATTCGAATATTTATAGGTACTCAACATGACAGTCTCCTTTTTTTGATTGATGGAACTTAAACAGCAGTCTGCAAGGCGTGCCACATTTCCTGGTCGCGCTCGGCCGTCCAGATGCGCGGGTGTTTGATGCCGCCGGCCTCGTCCACGGCACGGGTCACGTCAAACGGCAGGCAGTGTTCGTAGATGAAGACCTGGCCGAACTTCGGGTCCATGGCCTTGCGGCAATGGGCCATGGCCTGATTCAGGTTCATGCCCTGGGCAACCGCTTCCCGGGCGGAACTCAGCAGCGTCGTCACAAAATCACGGGTGTAAGCCAAGCCTGCCTGCACGTGCTCGGGGCCGATCAGTGCCGGACCCCGACCGGGAACCAGATGCTCCGGCTTCAGTGCAGCCAGCGCGTCAAGCGTGGCGGGCCACTCTTCCAATTGGGCGTCGCCCGTGTAGCAGGCGGCATCGGCTTCAACCAGGTCGCCGGAGAACAGCACTTTTTCAGAGGGTACCCAGACCACCGTATCGCCCTTGGTGTGACCGGCGCCGACGTGCATGATCTTGACTTCCAGCTTGCCCATCCACAGTGTCATTTCATCCTTGAACACCTGCGTTGGCCACGTCAGGCCAGGGATGGAGTCAAAGGCGTCAAACAAACGGGGGAAACGCTCGTATTCGGACTGCATGTCTTGCGCACCGCGCTCAACAATCATCTCGTAGGTGCCTTGGCTGGCGATGATTTCCTGCATGCCGGCCGCCTTGAAGCCCGAGGCGCCGAGCACGCGGACTGCGTGGTAGTGAGAAAGCACCACGTACTTGATGGGTTTGTCGCTCACCTTGCGAATTTCAGCGATCAAGCTCTGCGCCATGACCGGGGTGGCCAGCGCGTCGCAGATCAAGACAGCGTCGTCGCCGATGATCACGCCGGTATT
This DNA window, taken from Polaromonas hydrogenivorans, encodes the following:
- a CDS encoding MBL fold metallo-hydrolase, translating into MSKKFASQADLEVKTTTFAQISEHCWAYTAEGDPNTGVIIGDDAVLICDALATPVMAQSLIAEIRKVSDKPIKYVVLSHYHAVRVLGASGFKAAGMQEIIASQGTYEMIVERGAQDMQSEYERFPRLFDAFDSIPGLTWPTQVFKDEMTLWMGKLEVKIMHVGAGHTKGDTVVWVPSEKVLFSGDLVEADAACYTGDAQLEEWPATLDALAALKPEHLVPGRGPALIGPEHVQAGLAYTRDFVTTLLSSAREAVAQGMNLNQAMAHCRKAMDPKFGQVFIYEHCLPFDVTRAVDEAGGIKHPRIWTAERDQEMWHALQTAV